A window of the Vanessa cardui chromosome 27, ilVanCard2.1, whole genome shotgun sequence genome harbors these coding sequences:
- the LOC124541214 gene encoding 60S ribosomal protein L23 gives MSKRGRGGSAGAKFRISLGLPVGAVINCADNTGAKNLYVIAVQGIKGRLNRLPAAGSGDMIVATVKKGKPELRKKVMPAVVIRQRKPFRRRDGVFIYFEDNAGVIVNNKGEMKGSAITGPVAKECADLWPRIASNASSIA, from the exons ATGTCTAAGAGAG gaCGTGGTGGTTCCGCGGGAGCGAAGTTCCGTATCTCACTGGGTCTCCCAGTGGGCGCCGTTATTAACTGCGCAGATAACACAG gtGCAAAGAACCTGTATGTCATCGCTGTGCAAGGTATCAAGGGTCGTTTGAACAGACTGCCAGCAGCCGGATCAGGTGACATGATCGTAGCCACTGTCAAGAAGGGTAAACCAGAACTCAGGAAAAAG GTTATGCCGGCAGTGGTGATAAGGCAGCGGAAACCATTTAGAAGGCGTGATGGAGTGTTTATATACTTTGAAGACAATGCGGGCGTCATAGTGAACAACAAGGGCGAAATGAAGGGATCAGCTATCACAGGCCCCGTGGCCAAAGAGTGTGCAGATTTGTGGCCTCGTATTGCTTCAAATGCGAGCTCAATAGCTTGA
- the LOC124541069 gene encoding proteasome subunit beta type-4, whose product MAFMGDMMNPAPLWQNGPSPGAFYNFPGNSSSFGHINHTAQDFKAHSANPITTTTTVIGLKFDKGCVIAGDTLGSYGSLARFRDCPRVLKVNDLILLGSGGDYADYQYLKDIIEQKIIDEQCIGDGLHLKPRSLHCWLTRVLYNKRSKMDPLWNNYIVAGIQDGEPFLGTVDKLGTAYEDSTIATGLGAYMATPLLRNALDKGPLDEESAKALVRKCMEVLFYRDARSFPRYQLGVVTAAGVTVEEPVELKHDWSLAHMIHMK is encoded by the exons atggcttTCATGGGGGATATGATGAACCCAGCGCCCCTATGGCAAAATGGTCCATCTCCAGGAGCCTTCTATAATTTTCCAGGCAACTCCTCATCATTTGGACACATAAACCACACAGCTCAAGATTTCAAAGCTCA CTCTGCAAATCCGATcacaactacaacaacagtGATTGGTCTGAAGTTCGATAAAGGTTGTGTAATTGCTGGAGACACGCTCGGCTCATACGGTTCACTGGCTCGCTTCCGTGACTGTCCCCGTGTGTTGAAGGTGAATGATCTGATATTACTCGGATCTGGGGGTGATTACGCTGATTACCAGTATTTGAAAGATATCATTGAACAGAAAAT tatCGATGAACAATGTATTGGAGATGGACTACACTTGAAACCCCGTTCTCTCCACTGTTGGTTGACACGAGTTCTGTACAACAAGCGTAGCAAGATGGATCCCTTGTGGAACAATTACATTGTTGCTGGTATCCAG GATGGAGAGCCCTTCTTAGGTACAGTTGATAAGCTTGGTACAGCTTATGAAGATTCCACAATTGCCACTGGGCTCGGAGCTTACATGGCAACACCACTGCTCCGTAATGCACTAGACAAGGGACCCCTAGATGAAGAGTCTGCTAA GGCTCTAGTTCGCAAGTGCATGGAGGTTTTGTTCTACCGTGACGCCCGCTCCTTCCCGCGCTACCAGCTTGGAGTTGTCACAGCTGCTGGAGTAACAGTAGAGGAACCGGTCGAATTGAAACATGACTGGTCTCTCGCCCACATGATACATATGAagtga
- the LOC124541210 gene encoding serine protease filzig, whose product MGPPINTWPYSQPTLGRAKVTSDSKKCLVVHIVDNLRTVGINFTFAFIFLHVFSSLSSVTAGPVILNLDYLQGPVPLARNIRHLPCISRSTNQEGLCMFAIDCLKANGTHLGTCIDRFYFGSCCQIQDRTTLPQLIGNNIDDNSIDNANFVHPLLDDKVQNHIFTKKPSIIKNVTKKPAVVESNAQTDKPATVQDRTEPEEPETKSDELNLTTQYNKITGDIVKTTIAMDTTTKEVPTTQSIKSTSHLSEVTEIPAKLSTFQTVSGDVSNLVTEKESSKPIKTESTETIRPTTEKVTEKPIRPTRKPAKPIVTYKPRPYRPTNFTKPPHVTIKPRPTKPIAPYNSTRKPPYRNPPKRPSTKKPLPSPPRLNITIIPQSTSTRPVFTRPSLSTITYINTTASKLEDIPVTSTTSTTVTTLPPSPSTTTSTTTTTTTTTTTTAAPTTTTTAAPTTTTAAPTTTTAAPTTTAAPTTTERLIETTENIVTETAFSSLPTEAITDNLTENDNTLTSEPQAETISTESTEVVTEKDIQVPSTEKEQEETTVKETVRPVTEADEPMTLKPTTSTSTEYPPLVTWSNTINSKPAETTTQAPDDVWSPITPPEGWVLISSMAPKPETTTSQPTTTTTTAAPTTTAAPTTVTEPASPASVVTTQRIETPITTTEMASSPSSTSATSTTTTAPILEFTVNVTLSPTMSTSTLSMGLLNATLSSTDNATATSANQTGTTQSIESTDADLTTTDEAVTTEQITTTTESYNMSNYKEVCGRRMWPQARIVGGAKSGFGQWPWQISLRQYRTSTYLHKCGAALLNENWAITAAHCVERVPPSELLVRLGEYDLANEEEPYGFAERRVQIVASHPHFDPATFEYDLALLRFYEPVTFQPNILPVCVPDDDDDYVGRTAYVTGWGRLYDEGPLPSVLQEVEVPVINNTACESMYLAAGYNEHIPNIFICAGWKKGGSDSCEGDSGGPMVVPRGRDGRFVLSGIISWGIGCAEPNQPGVYTRISEFRDWINQILQF is encoded by the exons GTCCTGTACCCTTAGCTAGAAATATAAGGCACTTGCCCTGCATATCAAGAAGTACAAATCAAGAGGGTCTTTGTATGTTTGCCATAGACTGCTTGAAAGCAAATGGAACACATCTAGGGACATGCATAGATAGGTTCTACTTTGGCTCGTGTTGCCAAATACAAGACAGAACAACTTTACCACAGTTAATTGGTAATAACATAGATGATAATTCAATAGATAACGCTAATTTCGTTCATCCGCTCCTAGACGATAAGGttcaaaatcatatttttacaaaaaaaccgTCAATAATCAAAAATGTTACGAAAAAACCAGCTGTCGTGGAATCTAATGCTCAGACTGACAAGCCAGCTACTGTACAGGATAGGACGGAACCAGAAGAACCGGAGACTAAATCTGATGAACTTAACCTGACCAcacagtataataaaattactggcGACATTGTCAAAACCACAATTGCAATGGACACAACAACCAAAGAAGTGCCTACAACCCAATCTATTAAATCAACGTCGCACCTTTCAGAAGTTACAGAAATACCCGCTAAACTGTCAACCTTCCAAACAGTATCTGGTGATGTTAGCAACTTAGTCACGGAAAAGGAAAGTTCGAAACCAATTAAAACCGAGAGCACGGAAACGATAAGGCCCACAACTGAAAAAGTAACCGAAAAACCGATAAGACCGACCAGGAAACCGGCCAAACCTATCGTGACATACAAACCAAGACCATACAGACCGACGAACTTCACAAAACCCCCTCACGTTACCATCAAACCAAGACCTACGAAACCTATAGCACCATATAATTCTACAAGAAAACCACCTTATAGGAACCCGCCTAAGAGACCATCAACGAAGAAGCCTCTGCCATCACCACCTAGACTAAACATTACTATTATACCACAATCAACCAGTACACGACCAGTGTTTACGAGACCGTCATTGTctactattacatatataaatacaaccGCATCAAAACTTGAAGATATTCCTGTTACCTCAACTACATCTACCACAGTCACAACTTTACCGCCAAGTCCATCTACAACAACTTCAACCACAACAACAACGACGACAACGACAACGACAACAGCTGCtccaacaacaacgacaacagctGCACCAACAACAACTACAGCtgcaccaacaacaacaacagctgccccaacaacaacagccgcaCCAACGACGACAGAAAGACTCATAGAGACAACAGAAAATATTGTCACAGAAACCGCGTTTTCATCTTTACCGACTGAAGCAATTACAGATAATTTAACTGAGAATGACAATACACTTACATCTGAGCCTCAAGCGGAAACAATATCAACTGAATCTACAGAGGTTGTTACTGAAAAGGATATTCAAGTTCCTTCCACAGAGAAGGAACAAGAAGAAACTACTGTAAAAGAAACTGTCAGACCGGTGACTGAAGCTGACGAACCGATGACTTTAAAACCTACTACATCCACATCCACTGAATATCCTCCTTTAGTTACTTGGTCCAATACAATCAACTCCAAGCCCGCTGAGACAACAACACAAGCACCAGATG ATGTATGGTCACCTATAACTCCACCAGAGGGTTGGGTACTGATTTCAAGTATGGCACCGAAACCTGAAACAACGACTTcacaaccaacaacaacaacaacaacagcggCTCCAACTACAACAGCAGCGCCAACAACAGTCACAGAGCCAGCTTCACCTGCTAGTGTCGTAACTACACAAAGAATAGAAACTCCTATCACAACAACAGAAATGGCTTCGTCGCCTTCATCAACATCAGCAACatcaactacaacaacagctCCTATTCTGGAGTTCACAGTTAATGTGACTCTATCCCCAACAATGTCGACATCCACTTTATCTATGGGCTTATTGAATGCAACTTTGAGTTCAACAGATAATGCGACTGCCACATCTGCTAATCAGACTGGCACAACCCAATCTATCGAGTCTACTGATGCAG ATTTAACAACTACCGATGAGGCTGTAACAACCGAACAGATAACTACAACGACCGAATCTTACAACATGTCTAACTACAAAGAGG TGTGTGGTCGGCGGATGTGGCCGCAGGCTAGGATCGTCGGTGGCGCGAAGTCCGGCTTCGGACAGTGGCCCTGGCAAATATCACTCAGGCAGTACAGGACTTCGACGTATCTCCATAAATGTGGGGCCGCCTTACTTAACGAGAATTGGGCGATAACAGCCGCTCATTGTGTCGAAAG AGTACCACCGTCAGAGCTCTTGGTGCGTCTTGGAGAATACGATCTAGCCAATGAGGAAGAGCCTTACGGTTTCGCTGAACGACGCGTGCAAATCGTGGCCAGCCATCCTCACTTCGATCCAGCCACTTTTGAATATGATTTAGCGCTACTCAG ATTCTACGAGCCAGTTACATTCCAACCGAACATCCTGCCGGTATGCGTGccagatgatgatgatgactacGTAGGAAGAACGGCTTACGTCACTGGATGGGGACGGCTTTACGACG AGGGTCCGCTTCCCAGCGTCCTGCAAGAGGTTGAGGTACCCGTGATCAATAATACAGCCTGCGAGTCCATGTACTTAGCGGCTGGGTACAACGAACACATACCGAACATATTCATATGTGCTGGTTGGAAGAAGGGCGGATCGGATAGCTGTGAAG GTGACAGCGGTGGACCGATGGTGGTACCACGGGGCCGTGATGGTCGCTTCGTATTGAGCGGTATCATATCGTGGGGTATTGGTTGTGCGGAACCAAACCAGCCCGGAGTCTACACGAGAATCTCTGAATTCAGAGACTGGATCAACCAGATACTGCAATTCTAG